From the genome of Thermogutta terrifontis, one region includes:
- a CDS encoding STAS domain-containing protein produces MNAQTTLGWDLEVMRGEGWLIVRPVPRGEGTSELVPLADELCQLLERCLVNRVILCLDGIQLLNSFLIGQLVKLQRNLEARGGLVRLCHVSPNNRRALEVTGLIRRLPVYDDVETAVMAGFPRKPR; encoded by the coding sequence ATGAACGCGCAGACGACGCTAGGCTGGGATCTGGAAGTCATGCGGGGAGAAGGCTGGCTTATCGTGCGGCCTGTTCCCCGCGGGGAAGGCACTTCGGAACTTGTCCCCTTGGCCGACGAGCTGTGTCAGTTGCTCGAACGCTGTTTGGTGAATCGGGTCATCCTCTGTCTGGATGGAATCCAGTTGTTGAACTCTTTTTTGATTGGCCAACTCGTGAAGTTGCAGAGGAACCTGGAAGCGCGAGGAGGACTCGTTCGCCTGTGCCACGTCTCCCCGAACAATCGCCGGGCCCTGGAAGTGACGGGGCTGATTCGGAGACTTCCCGTCTATGACGACGTGGAAACCGCCGTGATGGCCGGTTTTCCCCGCAAACCGCGCTGA
- a CDS encoding arylsulfatase — translation MSRFQPWAFVLMVGALLMGTVCRGQSQAAEARPSRPNVILIITDDQGYGDLHCNGNPLIKTPNLDRLARESVRLTDFHVDPTCSPTRAALMTGRYSCRTGVWHTIMGRSLLRRDEVTMAQLFRQAGYRTAIFGKWHLGDSFPYRPWDRGFEECLIHLGGGIGQGPDYWGNTYFSPTLCHNGSWEKHEGYCTDIFFREALKFITSHRDEPFFVYLPTNAPHAPLQVEERYAQPYREAGLPDNLARFYGMITNIDENVGRLLESLKQLHLEEKTILVFMTDNGTAGGGFNAGMRGKKGSMYEGGHRVPCFIRWPGKLTPKEVPGLTAHLDLLPTLMDFCGVPLPKDLKLDGITLRPYLETEQPVPERTLVVQVNRVDHPRPWAASAVLEGPWRLIDGKELYDLRSDPGQQHDVASEHPEKVAELRGAYERWYADVSQRFGEYCELVLGAPEQNPVILCSHDWHGNIVPWDQSQMQRGLKGQGFWAVEFARPGRYRFELRDRPPYVSFKLPKGRARLVVEGLLDKEKPIPPDAEGVVFEADLPAGKTKLEARHVEEDGSWRGFYFVVVTRVEP, via the coding sequence ATGAGCAGATTCCAACCTTGGGCGTTCGTCCTCATGGTGGGCGCACTTCTGATGGGCACGGTTTGCCGCGGCCAGAGTCAGGCCGCGGAGGCCCGTCCGTCAAGGCCCAACGTGATTCTCATCATCACCGACGATCAGGGTTACGGTGATTTGCACTGTAACGGCAATCCCCTCATCAAGACGCCCAATCTGGATCGCCTTGCCCGGGAAAGTGTGCGGTTGACAGACTTCCATGTGGACCCCACCTGTTCGCCGACCCGCGCTGCCCTGATGACAGGACGCTATTCGTGTCGGACCGGCGTTTGGCACACCATCATGGGGCGATCGTTACTGCGCCGGGATGAGGTGACGATGGCGCAGCTCTTCCGCCAGGCGGGCTATCGCACGGCCATTTTCGGAAAATGGCACCTGGGGGATAGCTTTCCCTATCGGCCGTGGGATCGCGGTTTCGAGGAATGTCTCATTCATTTGGGCGGGGGCATCGGTCAGGGCCCGGACTACTGGGGCAATACCTACTTTTCTCCCACGCTCTGTCACAATGGTTCGTGGGAAAAACACGAGGGGTATTGCACGGACATCTTTTTCCGTGAAGCTCTCAAATTCATCACATCACACCGGGACGAACCATTCTTCGTCTATCTTCCCACCAATGCACCGCACGCACCGCTTCAGGTCGAGGAGCGGTACGCCCAGCCATATCGAGAGGCGGGGCTTCCCGACAACCTAGCCAGGTTTTACGGCATGATCACCAATATCGATGAGAATGTCGGCCGACTCCTGGAGAGTTTGAAGCAACTCCACTTGGAAGAGAAGACCATCCTCGTGTTCATGACCGACAACGGCACGGCAGGGGGAGGATTCAATGCCGGAATGCGGGGCAAAAAAGGTTCCATGTACGAAGGAGGGCATCGCGTTCCCTGTTTCATCCGCTGGCCGGGAAAACTCACGCCCAAAGAGGTCCCTGGCTTGACGGCTCACCTTGACTTGCTGCCGACGCTGATGGATTTCTGCGGCGTCCCGCTTCCGAAGGATCTCAAACTGGACGGCATCACTCTGCGCCCCTATTTGGAAACTGAGCAACCAGTTCCGGAACGGACTCTGGTGGTGCAGGTAAACAGGGTGGATCATCCTCGGCCGTGGGCCGCCTCGGCGGTGTTGGAGGGGCCCTGGCGGCTCATTGACGGAAAGGAACTCTACGATTTGCGGAGTGATCCCGGCCAGCAGCACGACGTGGCCTCGGAACATCCGGAGAAAGTCGCTGAACTCCGCGGTGCGTATGAGCGGTGGTATGCTGATGTGTCCCAACGTTTTGGGGAATATTGCGAGCTGGTCCTTGGCGCACCGGAACAGAATCCCGTGATACTCTGCTCGCATGATTGGCACGGGAACATCGTTCCCTGGGATCAAAGCCAGATGCAAAGAGGCCTCAAGGGGCAGGGTTTTTGGGCGGTGGAATTTGCTCGTCCCGGACGGTACCGATTCGAGCTTCGGGATCGGCCACCATACGTGTCCTTCAAGCTTCCGAAAGGAAGGGCTCGGCTGGTAGTCGAAGGTCTGCTGGACAAGGAAAAGCCGATCCCGCCGGATGCCGAGGGCGTTGTCTTCGAGGCCGATCTGCCGGCAGGCAAAACCAAGCTGGAGGCGCGGCACGTGGAGGAAGACGGCTCCTGGCGTGGGTTTTATTTTGTTGTCGTCACCCGCGTGGAGCCGTGA